One stretch of Bacteroidota bacterium DNA includes these proteins:
- a CDS encoding PAS domain-containing protein: MNYFDEINAAVTVCDTEGTIVYMNDKSQEVFKNDGGKELVGKSLFDCHPEPALTKVKELLSSGTTNIYTIEKLGKKKIIYQSPWFTNKTIGGMVEISIELPTEMQHFVRS, encoded by the coding sequence ATGAATTACTTCGATGAAATTAATGCAGCAGTGACGGTTTGTGATACAGAAGGAACAATTGTGTATATGAACGATAAATCCCAGGAAGTATTTAAGAATGATGGAGGGAAAGAACTTGTTGGGAAAAGTTTATTCGACTGTCATCCCGAACCTGCGTTGACGAAAGTGAAAGAATTATTATCCTCAGGAACAACGAATATTTATACCATTGAAAAATTGGGAAAGAAGAAGATTATTTATCAATCGCCATGGTTTACCAATAAAACCATTGGCGGTATGGTCGAAATATCAATTGAGTTGCCAACGGAGATGCAACATTTTGTGAGGTCATAA